A genomic window from Merismopedia glauca CCAP 1448/3 includes:
- a CDS encoding type II toxin-antitoxin system RelE/ParE family toxin gives MFKNSKKMAQEAPDLVERFQQRVDLFVQEPFHPSLRTHALSGHLEGCWSLSITYEYRLIFKFISEERVLLIDLGSHDEVY, from the coding sequence ATTTTTAAGAATTCTAAAAAAATGGCGCAAGAAGCACCCGATTTGGTCGAAAGATTTCAGCAGAGGGTCGATCTATTCGTACAAGAACCATTCCATCCATCTTTGAGAACTCATGCTTTAAGTGGTCATTTGGAGGGTTGCTGGTCGCTAAGTATTACTTACGAATATCGTCTGATTTTTAAGTTTATTAGTGAGGAGCGAGTTCTGTTAATCGATCTGGGTAGCCATGATGAAGTCTATTAA